GAAACCACTGTTTCCGGAACTGCGATGACAATGGCCTATCATGAAGCCCGCCATATCATTAAAAAACATGTGAACAGCAACGAAGACGATGTATTGATCGTGGATGGTTCCGGAATGACAGGCGTAGTCAATAAATTCCAGCGTATTTTAGGATTGAAAGTACCTGAAAACCTGCAAAAGTATACGCAGATTCCGGAAGAGAAAAAACCGGTTGTTTTTATTTCGCACATGGAACACCATTCTAACCAGACTTCATGGCTGGAAACAATTGCTAAAGTTGAGGTAATTCCGGCTTGCGAACAGGGATTGATCTGTTTGGAAAGCTTCCGTGAATTATTGGAAAAATATAAAGACCGCACTTTAAAAATCGCTTCGGTAACGGCTTGTTCTAATGTAACCGGAATCCGTACGGCATATCACGATATCGCTAAAATAGTACATGAATACAACGGGGTTTGTTTTGTGGATTTTGCCTGTTCGGCACCTTATGTTAAAATAGACATGCACCCGGCAGATAATCCGGAAGGCTATCTGGATGCTATTTTTATGTCTCCGCATAAATTTTTAGGCGGACCCGGAACTTCAGGTGTACTGGTTTTCAATAAAAAATTATACAACAACATGATCCCGGATTGTCCGGGCGGAGGAACCGTAAGCTGGACCAACCCGTGGGGCGAACACAAATACCTGGATAATATTGAAGAAAGAGAAGACGGTGGTACACCGGGCTTTTTACAGGTTATCAAAACCGCATTGGCCGTTCAGTTAAAAGAACAGATGGGTATTGATAATATCCTGAAAAGAGAACATGAAATTACCGATTATGTTTTCGGACAATTAAAACAGGCGTCCAACATTAACATACTGGCAGGCCAGCATGAGGATCGTTTGGGGGTTATTTCTTTTTATATCAATGACCTGCATTTTAACCTGGGTGTAAAGATCCTGAACGACAGATTTGGAATTCAAACCCGCGGCGGCTGTAGTTGTGCCGGTACCTACGGGCATTACCTGCTGCATGTGGATCAGGAAACCTCCCATTATCTTACCGGAAAAATTACTTCGGGTGATTTAATCGAAAAACCGGGATGGATCAGAATGTCAATACATCCAACCACTACCAGCGAAGAAGTGGCGTATGTGTGTGACAGTATTAAAGCCCTGGCTGCCAATCACACTGCATGGGCGAATGATTATGAATACAACAAAAATTCAAACGAGTTTGTACACAAAGCAGCGCTTAACCTGGAAAAAGAAATGGTAAAGAGTTGGTTTAAATTATAAAGCAAAAGCCCTGAAATTAATTCAGGGCTTTTTTTATTCTTGGCGATTTAAGCGATTGCTTGTCGCGGTGTTTCCATCGTTTATGGGTCCATAAATAATATTCCGGTGCTTCATGGATCTGCTCTTCAACCATTCGCAGGTACATGCTTGTAATTTGATAGTTGGGAACTTCTTTAGGGTTTTCTACCAAAGGCACAAAGGTAGCCTGATAATGTCCCCGTTTCACTTTTTGTACTTTTACAAACACTAAGGATAAATCCATTTTTTTGGCCAGCATTTCGGCTCCGGTAAATACGGGAACATTAATGCCCATAAAAGTGTCGAAATAGTTGGTTCGGTGCAGCTGTGGCGATTGGTCACTTGCAAAACCGTAAAAACCTTTGATATTGTTAATCTCATTTTTGCGGATAACATCTACCGTTTCTTTGGCTTCAATTAATGTCGCGTTAAAATGCGAACGGATGTCGCGGATTAACTTGTCAAAATATTTGTTCTGGATTTTTTTATAAACGGCAAAAGTCCGGAAATCGATGTACTTGTCAAGGATGATAAGCCATTCCCAACTGGCATAATGCGCACACATCATAATGATACTTTTGTTCTTTTTCTCCATTTCCCTTACCATTTCAATATTGGTAAAAACAAAACGCTTTTTCATCTCTGCTTCCGAAATGGTCATGGTTTTGATCATTTCCAGAAACATATCACACATGTGTTTGAAAAACTTCTTTTCAATCCGGATGCGTTCTTCTTTGGAAAGGTGTGGCAGCGTTAATGCGATATTGTCCCGAACCGTTTTTTTCCGGTAACCGACAAGGTGGTATACCACAACATAAGTACAATCAGACAGAAAGTAAAAAAGAGGAAACGGAAGAATGGAAATACACCATAAAAAAGGGTAGGCGATTATATAGAGTAAAAACTGCATTTCGATATTTTTTACAAATATAACTTTTAAAAATATTTTTACCATCCCAAATTAACATTACCTAAACAAACAATCTGTATTTTTACAGAAAGAAAACCAACCGGAATGAATTCTGTACTATTAATTATTATTGCAATAACGGTAATTGTAAGCTTTAAAGGTTTTAATGACCTTTCGTTTTTTAGAAAATATGAATTTCACGTGGGAAGCATCCGTGCAGGTGAGCAAATCAGAATGTTTTCGTCTGCTTTTCTGCATGCCGATATTGCCCATCTGGCCTTTAACATGCTGACGTTATTCTTTTTTGCACCGGTGGTTATTCAGGATCTGGGTACCGCTTCTTTTCTGATCATATATATAGGAAGTTTACTGTGCGGCAGTTTGCTGACGCTTTACTTTCACAAAGATGATTATTCCTATAGAGCTATAGGAGCTTCGGGTGCGGTAACCGGGATTTTATATGCCGCTATCCTGCTGCGTCCGGATATGACCCTGGGACTGTACTTCATCATTCCGGTTCCGGCATATCTTTTTGGCATTGGCTATTTGCTGTATTCCATTTACGGAATGAAAGCCAAAAATGACAACATCGGGCATGTGGCACATTTTGGCGGGGCAATTGGCGGATATATTATTACAATTGCCAAAGTTCCTTCGATGTTACAGGACAATACTTTAATGGTAATACTGCTGGCAATTCCCATCGTGATCTTGTTTTTTTTAGCAAAAACAGGAAAATTATAATTTTTGGCATTGGATTTGATTTGTAGTATATAACTTAAAAAGCACAAAAATGAAAAAAGCAATTTTAATCGTAGTAACACTGTTCATGGCAACAGTTTCAAATGCACAAGAAATGAAAACACAACCACAGATAGTTGTTTCCGGCGAAGGGAAAATAAAAGTAACTCCGGATTATGTAATCATTAATGTTGGCGTGGAAAACACAGGAGAAGTGGCAGCCGATGTAAAAAAGAAAAATGATATTGCTATTGATGCTGTTATCAAATACTTAAAAAAATCAAAACTGCCGGAAGCGGATTTCCAGACCAAACAGGTTCAGTTGAACAAAACATACGATTATGAAAAGAAAAAACACTATTTCGTAGCCAATCAGACTATCTCAATCACGTTAAAAGAGCTGTCAAAATACGATACGATGATGTTAGGCCTGGTAGATGCCGGTGTAAATGTTATTAACGGTGTGGATTTCAAATCGACTAAAGTTACCGAGTATGAATCACAGGCAAGAGTAAAAGCAGTACAGGATGCTAAAACAAAAGCACAGGATTATGCTGCTGCTTTAAACCAGAAAATGGGGAAAGCAATCCTGGTAGCCGATAATTCGTCTACATACTACCCGAGACCGTATATGTCAGCCATGAAAATGTCGGCCGATACCGAAATGACAAGAGAGACTTTAGCGATCGGAGAGATTGAAGTTACCGCTAATGTGACGATAAATTTCGCATTGGATTAATCCAATTCTTTATAAAAACTGATAAAACTGCCCGGTTAGGGCAGTTTTTTTTTACGTAAACATTTGAAAATAATTTCTTTACATTTTTTCAATCGTTTAAATTTTTCAATTTTCAAGAATTGTCTATTTTTGCACATGCAACACAACGTACTTATTTTAGATTTCGGGTCGCAATACACTCAGCTTATTGCGAGAAGAGTTCGCGAATTAAATATTTTCTGCGAAATTTTTCCTTTCAATCACTTTCCCAGTGATTTATCAAGTTATAAAGCGGTTATCCTTTCCGGTAGCCCATACTCCGTAAGAGCAGAAGATGCACCGCATCCGGACTTATCACAGATCAGAGGTAAAATGCCGTTACTGGCGGTTTGCTACGGAGCACAATACCTGGCACATTTTAGCGGAGGAGAAGTAGCCCCTTCCAATATCAGAGAATATGGAAGAGCGAACCTGTCTTATGTAAAAGATGACGAAGCCTTCTTCGATGAAGTGGCTTTAAATAGTCAGGTTTGGATGAGCCACAGTGATACCATCAAGCAATTGCCAACAAACGGTGTTCGTCTGGCAAGTACTAAAGATGTGGAAAATGCGGCTTACAGAATTGAAGGAGAAACCACTTATGCTATTCAGTTTCATCCGGAAGTTTACCATTCAACAGACGGTAAACAGATGCTGGAGAACTTTTTAGTAAAAATTGCAGAAGTACCTCAAAACTTTACCCCTAAAGCATTTGTTGAAGAAATCGTAGACGAATTAAAAGGTAAAATTAAAAATGATAAAGTTGTTTTAGGACTTTCCGGTGGAGTAGATTCTACGGTAGCGGCAGTATTGTTAAACAAAGCTATCGGTGAAAACCTGTACTGTATTTTCGTAAACAACGGACTATTGCGTAAAAATGAATTCCAGAACGTTTTGGAGCAATACAAAGGAATGGGCTTAAACGTAAAAGGAGTGGATGCTTCGGCACGTTTTTTGAATGAATTGGCAGGTATTGAGGATCCGGAAACGAAAAGAAAAACAATCGGACGTGTGTTCATTGAAGTTTTTGATGATGAAGCCCATCTTATTGAAGATGTAAAATGGCTGGCTCAGGGAACGATCTATCCGGACGTAATCGAATCGGTATCGGTAAAAGGACCATCGGCAACGATCAAATCGCACCACAATGTGGGTGGTTTACCGGATTTCATGAAATTACAGGTAGTAGAACCGTTACGAATGCTTTTTAAAGACGAAGTAAGAAGAGTAGGAGCTACTTTGGGAATCAGCCCGGACTTATTGGGAAGACACCCGTTCCCGGGACCTGGATTATCCATCCGTATCCTGGGGGATATTACACCGGAGAAAGTTAGTATCTTACAGGATGTAGATGCGATCTTTATTGAAGGACTGAAAACACACGGATTATACGACAAAGTCTGGCAGGCAGGAGCAATCCTGTTACCGGTAAACAGCGTTGGGGTTATGGGAGATGAACGTACCTATGAAAAAGTAGTTGCGTTGAGAGCTGTAGAATCTACAGACGGAATGACTGCAGACTGGGTACATTTACCGTATGACTTCCTGATGAAAATATCGAACGAAATTATCAATAAAGTGAAAGGGGTTAACCGGGTTGTTTATGACATCAGCTCCAAACCGCCGGCCACAATTGAGTGGGAATAAAAAGAAATTGTAAATTTGAGATAAGTCGTTATAAAATTCTAACTTTATAACGACTTATTCGCTTAAAAATAGTAGTATGAAATATATTGTAACTGTTGTAATTTCAGGACTTTTTATGTCCGGTGTTGTTTTTGGACAAACTAAAAATTACATAGAACATAAGGTAGAAAAAGGAGAAACAGTAGTACAGATTGCAAAAAAGTATAGTGTAACGCCTTACGATATTTATCGGATGAACCCGGATTCGCAAAACGGATTAAAGGAAAATTCGAAAATATTGGTTCCGACAGCTTCCGGTAAAATAATTACTGCAAAAACAGAAGATAAGAAAACCGCAACTAAAGAAGTCCTTAAAGAAAAAGTAAAGGAAACTTTAGGAACGGTAACCATTACACATACGGTAGAACCGAAAGAAGGCGTTTACGGTATTGCTAAAAAATACGGAACCACGGTTGAAGCCATCTACAAAAGCAATCCTGCTGTAGAAAAAGACGGATTGAAAATTGGTCAGGTGCTGACTTTTACCGCTCCGAAAGCAGACAAACAACAGCTTAAAGCTGAGAAAAAAGAATTGAAGCAGGAGCTTAAACAAGCGGCAGCTGCCGGATCGGGCACAGCTTCCGGTAAAGCGGTTTACCATATTGTTGAAGCAAAAGAGACCAAATTCGGTATTGCTAAAAAATACGGTTTAACGGTTCCGGAATTAGAAGACCTGAATCCCGGAATAAAAGAAAACCTGGAAATCGGATACAATTTACGACTGAACAAAAATGTTCCTTCGGTACAGAAAACCGTAGAAAAGGAAATTGAAAAGGTTGCCGAAGAAAATAAATACCTGAGCTACCAGGTAAAACCTAAAGAAACCATGTATCGTCTGACCAAATCGTCAGGATTGAGTGAAGAGCAATTGATCTCTTTAAACCCGGAATTAAAAGACGGTGTTAAAGCGGGAATGGTTTTAAAACTGCCGAATACTTCTAAATTTGACGATGTTAAAACGAACAAAGCTTCTGTTGATATTGTTAAAACACTTAAAAAAGACGGAGAAAAAGAATTGGTATTGTTCATGCCTTTTAACCTGGATAAAATTGCATCCGACTCGATCCGTTCTACACAGGAACGTTTAAAAACGGATAAATTCCTGAACATGACCCTTGATTTTTATGCGGGTGCTTTAGTGGCAATCGACTCGGCTAAAGCCTTAGGTCTGCCGTTAAAAGTTAAGATTTATGACTCTAAGGAAACGAAAAACGCATCGGCAGTAGCGGCAATTATCGATAAAAACAACTTTGCGAATACGGATGCCGTTATCGGTCCGTTTTTTCAGTCTAATGTGGAAACCGCTGCCAATTTGCTGAACCAGTATAATGTTCCGGTAATCTCGCCTTTATCGAATGAAAAAGGGAAACCGTATTCGAACCTGTTTCAGGCAATGCCGAATTCGAATGATGTGAAGCAGAAAATGTTTGACTATATGAAGTCTAAAAACGGCAACATCATTGCGGTGGTCGATCCTAAAAAAGGCTCTTCAAGACAATATTTAAAAGATAACTATCCGTCGGTAAAATTTGCGGAATTAAACGAAAAAGGAAATGTGACGCTGGAAAACATCAAAAGCCTGATGGAAGCCGATAAAACCAATTTTGTTATTCTGGAATCGGAAAGTAAAGTAATGGTGCTGAGTACGCTGAACATTCTGGTGAGTGCTTTATCGCAATTCCAGGTACAGCTGGTAACGCTGGAGAAAAACGAAACCCTGGATTTTGAAGAAATTCCGTTGAGCCGTTTAACCAAACTGAGATTATTGTACCCTTCGGTAGCCAAAGATAACGAAACTCCGGAAGCGGCTATTTTTGCCGGTACATTTAAAAAGAAAAACAACATCTTCCCGAACCGCTTTGCAACAAGAGGTTTTGATGTAACTTTTGATGTTATTGTGAGAATGTTTCAGGAAAACGGATTCCGGGAATCGGTTAACGAAAATGCATCGGAGCAGGTGGAGAACAAATTTGACTACGCAAATATAAACGGAGGCTATTACAATACCGGTGTTTATATTATGAACTATAGTGATGATTTAACTGTAAAAGAAGCAAAATAATGACCTCAAAAGTAACGTATTTAGGAGATTTAAGAACGTCGTCGATTCATTTGCAGTCGGGAAGTGAAATTATATCGGATGCGCCTGTGGACAACAACGGAAAGGGAGAAGCTTTTTCACCCACAGATACCGTGGCGAATGCACTGGCAAGCTGTATGTTTACCGTTATGGGAATAAAAGCAGCTACGATGGATGTTGACTTTTCCGGAGCAACGGCAGACGTAACCAAAGTTATGCAGGCAGAACCGCGAAAAATAGCTGAGATTCATGTGACTTTTAACATGAATATCGAAGCAGACGATAAAACAAAAACAATATTGGAACGAACGGCTTTGACCTGTCCGGTTTATCTGAGCCTGAACCCGGATATTAAAAAAGAAATAATATTTAACTGGAAATAGATAATGGTAAAAGCAGAAAAAGACTATAATTTTTTCGATTGGTGGAAAAAAGCGTTTATTGAAAATTACATCAACTTTTCAGGGCGTGCCCGTCGTTCGGAATATTGGTATTATGTATTGGGTAATTTTATTATTATTGTTCCGCTGTATATCGTATTTATTATTGCTATTGTAACAGGATCGGAAGCATTAATAGGAATTTCAGGTTTCCTGTTGGTGGCTTTTGCACTGGCAACGATCATTCCGTCGTTTGCCGTTGCCGTAAGAAGACTGCATGATACCAATAAAAGCGGCTGGACCTATCTGCTGGCATTGATACCGTTTATCGGTTCCATGATTATCCTGTATTATTTTGTACTGGATGGCGACCATGGAAGAAATGATTACGGCAATGATCCGAAGATGGCACAGAACAATGAAATTGACTTCATAGGAAGAGAATAATATTTTGGATAAAAATAAAGAAGCACTCATCAGGCTGGCTCATACCAAAATGCCCTTCGGAAAATTTGAAGGGCGTTTTCTTATCGATTTACCCGAACACTATATTGTCTGGTACCACAACAAAGGTTTTCCAAAAGGGCAGCTTGGCGAACAGCTGCAGTTGGTCTATGAACTCAAATTAAACGGACTGGAAGAATTAATCCGGAATATAAAAAAGAACTTCCCCAAACCGTAAACCTTTTATTAACGAATAATTGTCAATCTACAGTTATTAATTCTCAATTTATAATTGTACTTTTGCCAAGTTTTTTACACAACTACAACAAACAACAACACAATGAATCAGACGAAATATATTTTTGTTACAGGAGGTGTGACTTCTTCTTTAGGAAAAGGAATTATCGCAGCTTCTTTAGCTAAATTATTACAAGCAAGAGGTTACCGAACGACAATCCAGAAATTTGATCCGTATATTAATGTGGATCCGGGAACATTGAACCCGTATGAACATGGAGAGTGTTATGTAACAGATGACGGAGCCGAAACCGATTTGGACTTAGGACATTATGAGCGTTTTTTAAATGTTCCTACGTCACAGGCCAATAATGTTACGACAGGAAGAGTATATCTTTCTGTAATTGAAAAAGAGCGTCGTGGTGAATTTTTAGGGAAAACCGTTCAGGTAGTTCCGCACATTACGAATGAGATCAAGGAACGTATGCAGTTGCTTGGAAAGTCGGGTGATTTTGACATTGTGATTACAGAAATAGGCGGTACGGTTGGTGATATCGAATCGTTGCCGTATATCGAATCGGTACGTCAGCTATTGTGGGAGTTGGGTGATAATAACGGTATCGTTATTCATTTAACATTAGTGCCCTATTTGGCGGCAGCCGGTGAATTAAAAACAAAACCAACGCAGCATTCCGTAAAAACCTTAATGGAAAGCGGAATCAAAGCGGATATTCTGGTTTGCAGAACCGAGCATGAAATTTCAAGCGACCTGCGTCAGAAATTAGCGTTATTCTGTAACGTTAAAAAAGAAGCGGTTATTCAGTCTATCGATGCTTCAACCATTTATGATGTTCCAAACTTAATGTTGGAAGAAGGATTGGACAGAGTAGCCCTGAAAAAATTGGATTTACCGGAAAAAGCAACACCGGATTTATCACAATGGAATGAGTTCCTGCACAAACTGAAAAACCCGAAACACACCGTTAACATTGGTTTGGTAGGGAAATATGTAGAATTACAGGATTCGTATAAATCCATTTTAGAAGCATTCATTCACGCGGGAGCGGCAAATGAAACCAAAGTAAATGTAATCAGTATTCACTCGGAATACCTGGATGAGAAAACGGTTGCCGATAAACTGAAAGGTTTGGATGGTATTTTGGTTGCTCCGGGATTTGGAGGAAGAGGAATTGAAGGAAAAATAGAAACGGTTCGCTATGCCAGAGAAAACAAAATTCCATTCTTTGGAATCTGTCTGGGTATGCAGATGGCCGTTATTGAATATTCCAGAAATGTTCTGGGTTATGCCGATGCCAATTCGACAGAAATGAACGACAGCACGTCTTACCCGGTGATCAGCATCATGGAAGAACAAAAAAATATTACCGATAAAGGAGGAACCATGCGTTTGGGTGCCTGGAAATGTACTTTAAAAGAAAATACACTGGCACATTCTATTTATGGTAAAACCAATATTTTAGAGCGTCACCGTCACCGTTATGAATTTAACGGAGACTATTTGGAAGCTTTGGAAAATGCAGGATTAAAAGCATCAGGAGTAAACCCTGATACCGGTTTAGTGGAAGTAGTGGAATTAACGGATCACCCGTTTTTCATTGGGGTTCAATACCATCCGGAATATAAAAGTACGGTAGCTAATCCGCATCCGTTGTTTGTACATTTTGTAGAAGCAGCTGTGAAAAATAAAGTTTGTTGCTAAAAATTTTTGCAACTCACCATAAACAATAAACGATTAGAATGGAAGAAAAGAAATTAGACACAAAATCTATTTTAGGATTTGTTTTGATTGCAGGATTGATGATCTGGATGATGTACAACAACATCGACAAAGAGAAACAATCCATTGCAGAAGATGCTCAAAAAGCTAAAGTTGAAAAAGTAGAGAAAGCTAAAGAAGCGGCAGTTACCAAAGCAATTGCCGATACAACTCAGCCGGATTCACTTCGCGTAAAAGCATTGCAAAGTTCTTTGGGAGCTTTCGCATACAGTGCTTCATTGCCTTCTGCAAAAGAAAACGTTACCGAAATTAAAAATGAAGTTTTAACGTTAAAAATCGCTAACAAAGGTGGTTATATCGTAGAAGCTACCGTTAACGGTTTTGAGCAATTCAGCAAAAATTCAAAAAGAAATGTTGAATTAATCAAACAAAACAACGCCAATCTGAACCTTCAGATCAACACTCAGGACAATCGTATTTTAAATACTAAAGACCTTTATTTTGAGCCTACTGTAACAAAAGAAGGGGACAATCAGGTTTTAACGATGAGACTAAAAGCCGGTGCCAACCAGTTTTTAGAGTACCGTTATGTATTGAAACCAAAAGAATACATGATGGATTTCGCAATCCGTTCTCAGGGACTTAGCAATGTTATTAACACGGCTAAACCGCTGGATCTGGAGTGGCAGTTAAAATCATTCCGCAACGAAAAAAGTGTAAGCTATGAAAACAGATACACGGATTTGGTTTACGAATATGAAAGCGGAAAAGACAACTCGTTAAGCGCAACCAGTAAATTAGATGAGAAATCTGCAGAAAACGTTACGTATGTAGCCTTCAAACAACATTTCTTTACGTCTATTTTATTAACAGATACGCCGTTTAAAACAGCTCAGTTAAAATCGGAGAACCTGGTTCACGATGAAAAAATTGACACGGTTTTTACTAAAAACTTCGTCGCAAAATTACCGTTAGAATTCAAAAACGGAGAGTTGAACTATAACATGAACTGGTACTACGGACCGTCAGACTATAAAACATTAAATTCATACAACAAGAACCTGGATGAAGTAATGCCTTTGGGATGGGGAATTTTCGGTTGGATTAACCGTTATGTATTTATCCCTGTTTACGGATTCTTAAGCGGATTTGTTCCTCACGGTATCGCCATTATTATCTTCACGATCTTAGTGCGTCTGGTAATGTCACCGGTAACTTATAAATCATATTTGTCTCAGGCAAAAATGAAAGTGTTGCGTCCGGAAATTGCAGAATTGAATGAAAAATTCTCTAAAGACCCGATGAAGAAACAACAGGAAACAATGAAACTGTACAATAAAGCCGGTGTGAATCCTATGGCAGGATGTTTACCAGCCGTCATGCAGATTCCGGTTTTCTATGCCCTCTTCCAGTTCTTCCCGTCTTATTTTGATTTAAGACAGAAAAGCTTCCTTTGGGCAGACGATTTATCGTCATACGATTCAGTGTTACACTTACCGTTCTACATTCCGTTCTATGGTAACCACGTGAGTTTATTCCCGATATTGGCATCAGTAGCTATTTTCTTCTATATGAAAATGACAACCGGCGACCAGGCAATGAGCACACCTCCGCAGGAAGGTATGCCGGATATGGGTAAGATCATGAAAATCATGATTTATGTTTCACCAATTATGATGTTATTCTTCTTTAATAACTATGCTTCCGGATTGAGTTTGTATTACTTTATTTCGAATACGATCACTATCGGTATTATGCTGGTTATCAAGAACTACATTGTGAATGAAGAGAAAATTCACGCTCAGATTCAGGAGAATAAGACGAAACCTCAGAAGCAGAGTAAGTTTCAAAGAAAGATGCAGGAAATGATGGAGCAGGCGGAAGCACAGAAAAATGCCAAGCAAAACAAAAAATAATTGAAAAGCATCCGTCAGGGATGCTTTTTTTATACAATCCTTATTTACTTTAGCAGTTTAATCATCAGGGATTAAAATTATTTTCAGGATGATACGTTTAGTATAATTAAACCATTACAAAAATATGAGAACAACATTCTTAGCGATATTCACCTTATTGAGCACCATTGCTTTTTCACAGGAAACGAATAAGAACGACGATAAAGGTCAGCGTCACGGATTGTGGAAAGGAATTTACGACGATACCAAATACCCGCGATATGAAGGAACCTTCGATCACGGAAAGGAAGTGGGCGTGTTTAAATATTTTGACAATACCAAAGCCACGGTTGTTATTGCAACCCGTGATTTTTCGGCAAATGACGGTTCCAATTATACGGTGTTTTTTGACCAGAAAGGCAATAAAGTCAGTGAAGGAAAAATAGTGGGCAGAGAATATGAAGGAGAATGGAAATACTACCATAAAGGCGGAAAAGAAATCATGACGCTGGAATACTATTCCAATGGAAAACTAAACGGAACCCGAAAAGCATTTTACCCGAACAAAGCCGTAGCCGAAGAAATTCAGTATGTAAACGGCGTTAAGCAGGGAATGTATAAAAAATATTCCGATAAAGGAGTGGTAATTGAAGAAACAACCTATGTGAACAATCTGTTTGACGGACCTTCTGTTTACCGCAACTCCAAAAATGAAATAATTACCAAAGGACAATTTAAAAAAGGGCAGAAATCCGGAATCTGGAAGTTTTACGAAAACAACAAACTGGTTAAAGAAGTAAACGCTGCCAAAATAAACGATGTGACCTTTAAGATCAAGACCGATACGGACGGGAAAAAGAAACCGACCGAGTTAAAAAGCAAAACCAATTAATAATGTAATTTTGCAAAAAAAATAGAAGAATCATAAATATAAGGTATAGAAATAGATGAAACGTGTAGTTGTTGGTCTTTCCGGTGGAGTGGATTCGAGTGTGGCAGCCTATCTTTTACAGGAACAAGGCTATGAAGTGATAGGACTGTTTATGAAAAACTGGCATGACGATTCGGTTACGATTTCGAACGAATGTCCATGGCTGGAAGACAGTAATGATGCGCTTTTAGTGGCTGAAAAATTAGGGATCCCTTTTCAGACAGTAGATTTAAGCGAACAATATAAAGAACGTATCGTAGACTATATGTTTAACGA
This region of Flavobacterium inviolabile genomic DNA includes:
- a CDS encoding LysM peptidoglycan-binding domain-containing protein; the encoded protein is MKYIVTVVISGLFMSGVVFGQTKNYIEHKVEKGETVVQIAKKYSVTPYDIYRMNPDSQNGLKENSKILVPTASGKIITAKTEDKKTATKEVLKEKVKETLGTVTITHTVEPKEGVYGIAKKYGTTVEAIYKSNPAVEKDGLKIGQVLTFTAPKADKQQLKAEKKELKQELKQAAAAGSGTASGKAVYHIVEAKETKFGIAKKYGLTVPELEDLNPGIKENLEIGYNLRLNKNVPSVQKTVEKEIEKVAEENKYLSYQVKPKETMYRLTKSSGLSEEQLISLNPELKDGVKAGMVLKLPNTSKFDDVKTNKASVDIVKTLKKDGEKELVLFMPFNLDKIASDSIRSTQERLKTDKFLNMTLDFYAGALVAIDSAKALGLPLKVKIYDSKETKNASAVAAIIDKNNFANTDAVIGPFFQSNVETAANLLNQYNVPVISPLSNEKGKPYSNLFQAMPNSNDVKQKMFDYMKSKNGNIIAVVDPKKGSSRQYLKDNYPSVKFAELNEKGNVTLENIKSLMEADKTNFVILESESKVMVLSTLNILVSALSQFQVQLVTLEKNETLDFEEIPLSRLTKLRLLYPSVAKDNETPEAAIFAGTFKKKNNIFPNRFATRGFDVTFDVIVRMFQENGFRESVNENASEQVENKFDYANINGGYYNTGVYIMNYSDDLTVKEAK
- a CDS encoding DUF3820 family protein, with protein sequence MDKNKEALIRLAHTKMPFGKFEGRFLIDLPEHYIVWYHNKGFPKGQLGEQLQLVYELKLNGLEELIRNIKKNFPKP
- a CDS encoding DUF805 domain-containing protein, translating into MVKAEKDYNFFDWWKKAFIENYINFSGRARRSEYWYYVLGNFIIIVPLYIVFIIAIVTGSEALIGISGFLLVAFALATIIPSFAVAVRRLHDTNKSGWTYLLALIPFIGSMIILYYFVLDGDHGRNDYGNDPKMAQNNEIDFIGRE
- a CDS encoding OsmC family protein, which codes for MTSKVTYLGDLRTSSIHLQSGSEIISDAPVDNNGKGEAFSPTDTVANALASCMFTVMGIKAATMDVDFSGATADVTKVMQAEPRKIAEIHVTFNMNIEADDKTKTILERTALTCPVYLSLNPDIKKEIIFNWK
- the yidC gene encoding membrane protein insertase YidC, whose product is MEEKKLDTKSILGFVLIAGLMIWMMYNNIDKEKQSIAEDAQKAKVEKVEKAKEAAVTKAIADTTQPDSLRVKALQSSLGAFAYSASLPSAKENVTEIKNEVLTLKIANKGGYIVEATVNGFEQFSKNSKRNVELIKQNNANLNLQINTQDNRILNTKDLYFEPTVTKEGDNQVLTMRLKAGANQFLEYRYVLKPKEYMMDFAIRSQGLSNVINTAKPLDLEWQLKSFRNEKSVSYENRYTDLVYEYESGKDNSLSATSKLDEKSAENVTYVAFKQHFFTSILLTDTPFKTAQLKSENLVHDEKIDTVFTKNFVAKLPLEFKNGELNYNMNWYYGPSDYKTLNSYNKNLDEVMPLGWGIFGWINRYVFIPVYGFLSGFVPHGIAIIIFTILVRLVMSPVTYKSYLSQAKMKVLRPEIAELNEKFSKDPMKKQQETMKLYNKAGVNPMAGCLPAVMQIPVFYALFQFFPSYFDLRQKSFLWADDLSSYDSVLHLPFYIPFYGNHVSLFPILASVAIFFYMKMTTGDQAMSTPPQEGMPDMGKIMKIMIYVSPIMMLFFFNNYASGLSLYYFISNTITIGIMLVIKNYIVNEEKIHAQIQENKTKPQKQSKFQRKMQEMMEQAEAQKNAKQNKK
- a CDS encoding CTP synthase, with amino-acid sequence MNQTKYIFVTGGVTSSLGKGIIAASLAKLLQARGYRTTIQKFDPYINVDPGTLNPYEHGECYVTDDGAETDLDLGHYERFLNVPTSQANNVTTGRVYLSVIEKERRGEFLGKTVQVVPHITNEIKERMQLLGKSGDFDIVITEIGGTVGDIESLPYIESVRQLLWELGDNNGIVIHLTLVPYLAAAGELKTKPTQHSVKTLMESGIKADILVCRTEHEISSDLRQKLALFCNVKKEAVIQSIDASTIYDVPNLMLEEGLDRVALKKLDLPEKATPDLSQWNEFLHKLKNPKHTVNIGLVGKYVELQDSYKSILEAFIHAGAANETKVNVISIHSEYLDEKTVADKLKGLDGILVAPGFGGRGIEGKIETVRYARENKIPFFGICLGMQMAVIEYSRNVLGYADANSTEMNDSTSYPVISIMEEQKNITDKGGTMRLGAWKCTLKENTLAHSIYGKTNILERHRHRYEFNGDYLEALENAGLKASGVNPDTGLVEVVELTDHPFFIGVQYHPEYKSTVANPHPLFVHFVEAAVKNKVCC